The following DNA comes from Nymphalis io chromosome 20, ilAglIoxx1.1, whole genome shotgun sequence.
CAGCGTCTCCACGCACGCCAGGTGCGCCCAGCACGCAGCCGCGCCCTCCACCGCCTGCGCGCCCAGCAGCGACAACTCCACCAGCGTGTTGTGGACCGTTGTTAGACAACGGGACGCTATCTGGATGTTTTaacttattgaatattattgtatCAAAAACAGACCCAGTGACAGGAAAGCTGTAAGGAATTGATTACCACAGTATGGGCATGAAAGTTAAGTTTCAATCTGGATGGATGGACTTATGAATGGCCTGTGTGGAGTAAAATGTAACTAAGAAAAAAGAACACTCTTTTAAGGTTCTTggtaaaattgcaatttatccAAACCGACAAATTTAAAAGTTCTCATGTGAGACTATTtgaattgataaaattttgattgagattatatttacttatatttaatttaatttttttattaaattaaaaataaataatttagatcttaaaataaaattgttaattatcaGAACATAATATTCAGTATTCATTCACGAAGTAGCACCCCATCACATTTTAAGAATgtagttgaatatttttttattgaatatataatattcaataaaaagaatatatttttgaaaataggatatgttataaatattttataacatcctATTTTCAACATCTagctaaaattatttcaaataagaatAAACATGAATTTAAACAAGTGTAACTCAAGCACACTGAGACTTGAAAATGGAGGGGCAACTTAGTGAGTGAATAGatttatgcttataatataatacatttactttttattattgcaaTCAGATATAACAGTTTGATATGAACAAACATCAATTAAAAGCAACTAAATAggctgatatataaatataattgcacCAATTACCGTTAATGTGCTTTACAGATGGGTGATCaagtagaaaaaaattataatggaaGCAAGAAGGTAAttagagaaataatattttcagtaaGAAAGGCAATtatgaaattgtaaaaatataaaattgtttattttaaagttatatgaaTTTAGTGAAATTATATGTGGCTCATTACGAATTAATTACATCTACAAATTACTCCATTACAATTATTGCACTTTCATTTTATGTTCTTCTTATCAATTTAAAAGGATGATATGCTCACCTCCCACGGCTTAAAAGTAAGTAGTAACATGGCACTTTGTCGTTGGAATAAATAACTTCTAAAGTCTAATAGAGATGcctttttcttaataattaattcccTTAAATTCTGCGGTACTAATGCTGTCAGTCTTACTGCTTGCCAGGATGTCACTTGTTGCTTAAATGTGTCAAGCCATTTTGGACTTTCAGCTATATTAGAATTGAGTACAAATTGCGAAAATAAAGCATCCAATTCATCATACTGCACTAAAGCTTCTTCATAGAGACCAAGCATTTCAAGTACAAATGCTAATTGCTCCTGTaaccaaaacaatttattaatgaaaagtaTGTtgcatcaattaaattaaaaaagctatGACATATAGCATTactaatatttgtttgtaagtATCACttacttgtaaaataaaatatttacaaaaatcccATTCTGGATCATTTCGTTTCTCTCTCTGTTCCCTCATGTGCTCCTCGAACTTAATGAGTGCTTTGTTATAGGCTACGAGAACGAAATGCCTCACTTTCGCTACCAAAGCTCTCCATGACTCAGCACTTCTTGCTTCAGACTTTATTGGATTAATAACTGAAATAAATCTATCCTCAGTTTGTTTAACTGAAAAATCACcctttattttatctaaaactGTTGTTCTTggtaataatttgtttgtttttcttatatCGTAAGTCTCTACTAAAACTATCATCCAGTCTGTTACATTGTTTTTCTCTAAATATTTGAGCCATGCTTCAATGTCTTCTCTgagtgttgttttataatactcTATGTCCTGTAAATTTAAACCATATTTTATAAACAGTTTATGAATATATAGCTTTAAAATACTCAATATTGGTCTAATCTAGAATTATAGATGTATAATCAACCGCCCATATAATATGAACATTGTCTATTAAAAATTaggtaaagaaaataatattgaaataatattaaaattcttactACACAGTCAGTCCAATAAACGTGGAATATCGGTCGTTTTAGAAGATTTAATTCAGATTGATTCTTGtccttattaaattttacaaaggaTGCTTCTAAATACACGAATTTAGTGATTCGACCGTAAGACCTTCGCCATTCACACGAATCTTGAGGAATTGCAGCCACTAATGGCGCTTCCAGAGTACAGAATAAGTTCCAATCTCCAGCACctgattatcaaaaaataaattttaagtgtcCCATAAACTAAACAAAGATAACATGAATAAAGTAACTTTAAGCTTACATGTTATTATTGGTTTGTTTGTCATCCCTTCACGATCAGCTGGTGAATTATCGACCCCCTTCATTTTTCATCATCAGAAAAGTTAATTTCACCTGCATAACACTAAAACACTGTCTAATTAGCGACCTAGGTCCACCCACTTTTATGACCTCTTTTAAAAAGAATCATATATGGATAAATTTAAGGAAACAGTGAAGCTTTAAGGTAAATATTCCAAAACCTACTTATTTTTTTCCCTGTTTTgacttacaaaagaaaatattgaaaagaGAATTTTGACAAAATTGGGCTGTCAATGTCAGCACCTCCAcgaattaaaaatttgtattgtgATGGTGTATTTCTTACCACGCATTATTCAAatcttatattgttttaaatgaagACTAAATTAAATCTATACATAATTCCAAAAGCTTCtgtaatttttgtattgtattatcaGCAGTTGAATGAATTATTtgcaatatacaatttataggTTTCATGCTTTTATTCAAGTTTcatgcatattaaatattataattattgtataattaattattaaactataatttgtgtaatagttgtttttttaagtatttattacaaataaaagtagtttttaagtatttattactcACTTTAATACGCTGCATAGAATTTGTTCTTTGCTATAGTCTCTACTATTATAGTTCTCTATTGACTCTCTATCTAGTTTCTCTATTGACTAATTTGACTATGGATTGTTAAAATGTCGTGTTCTGTTTTGGTATCATCTCGCAATAAAGGAAatcaattttcataatatatccatgaatttaaaattatacattacgcGTTTTACATATGAAAAATTGACGAATTTTAAATCTAATCAGCAGGTAATTGTGTGAACTATCTGAGCTTCatctattgtatattttacgcaaatgattattatattttctaatgatctattaatttatatagatttttaattatatatcgttCTAGCGTTgtgttactaaatatttaaagcgGTCTGATTGttgatattgtattaaatttgtttaatatctttattttgtatgaagacttaataattattctactgATATAAATAGACGGATAATTTCTGTGTGTTATTACAAATACGTTAgtgtaattaatacattattatgtttgaaatatgtgctgtactttatttgtttattatttatatagacttTAAGATATATACAGaagatattgatatattttgataatacttTTTGCAGTCATGAATACCACAGCCCCAACTTCGGCGGATGCCTGCTTAAGTATAGTTCATTCGCTGATGTGCCACAGGCAAGGGGGTGAAAGTGAGGGTTTCTCCAAAAGAGCTATTGAGTCATTAGTCAAGAAGTTAAAAGAAAAACGAGACGAATTAGATTCATTGATCACAGCAATAACAACAAACGGTGCTCATCCAAGTAAATGCGTTACTATTCAACGAACTTTGGATGGTCGTTTACAGgtaatcttattaaaaaaagatttaggtTTTGTTGTCTTCACATTTATCATaagataaagtttttatattgagATTACATTAgttaaaatgtcattaaaataagCTAATAAGAGGTTATATGTCTTAACAAgcttaattaatgaatttgatctgttttattatgtatgtgtaCATTGCTagtgtgttatttattaaatgaatttttaatattattcatattatataagtaatatcacttctttattaattgttttaggtCGCTGGAAGAAAAGGTTTCCCTCATGTGATCTATGCTCGTATCTGGCGGTGGCCAGATCTACATAAGAATGAGCTTAAACATGTTAAGTTCTGTCAGTTTGCATTTGACTTAAAATGTGATTCAGTTTGTGTTAATCCTTATCATTATGAAAGGGTTGTATCTCCTGGAATTGGTGAgttcttacttttaaaatataactttttttttcagttatggctatgtaattgaaatagtatactgtttataaattaataaaagaataaactttacataatatagtataagtagtaCACTGTAATATCCAAATGCTGGTTCAACTTCTTTATGTTTGAGAAGCTTATAAGGTAATTTCAtaatgctgctccaatgcagattggtgAATTGTTGAAGTAAGTCATCAgtacaaaaataagtaaaaaaaacagtctgaatgtctcactgctggactaaagcctTTAAAAAGAGGCttagagtttatttcaccacactgctgTCCAATGTGTGTTAATGGATAAAAATGAGCCGACATTTCACAGTCAGTAGGTTATTGCATTTTGAACattcaaaataaacttaaatctgTGCTATGGTACTTTAGAAATGatatttacacacacacactcacacatatatacattgtacatatatatacatatatacattatgtttcaatatattttaataacgtcTTTCTTTTTTGAGTAACAACAAACTTTGAGTAAAAACCATTGTTTTAGATCTCTCAGGACTCACACTTCAGTCCGGACCTAGTCGATTAGTCAAAGATGAGTATACTGCAGGTCTAAGCGGTAATGGAATGGACATGGATACTGGCGAGTTGGTGACCATCCAGCATCATGCTACAAGCCCAAGACATCATCACTCTACCATACCTCACCATCATCAGCAATTTCaaactacaaatattattattaatcaaggCCAGAGTAAGATACCAATACTTtgtgttattttcttttattttgtttaccaTGTGTGTGTTTAATTTGCGATGCATGTTAATTTTCTTTtgcatttttcatttcattagcGCCCGATGGCGTTGCGAATATGTTTTCTGCTACACACGGCTCGCGAACCCCATTACGACCCGGAGCACCGTTGGCCCCACCTCAAATGGTACATTCACCTGGTAATCAAATGATCACAAATCATTCTGGTGGCCAAATGCCTGGTACTCCACAAATGGGTCCGGGTACACCTCAAATGGCGCCCGGTACCCCTCAAATGGGGCCGGGAGCTCCTCAAATGGGACCGGGAACTCCTCAAATGGGTCCAGGAACTCCACAAATGGGGACAAACGTACCACAGATGGCTTCGCCGAGACTAGCATCCGCGCCTAACCAGATGTCCCCAGGAACCCCACAAATGCCAAACATAAGCCAGGGAATGTCAATACCAAGCCCTCAACAGATGGCAATGGCACAACAAAGAGCTATAGCCCCTAAGTTGGAACCACCCGACACAATGGACGCTCGCGCGATGTGGCTGCCAAAGAGAATGAATCATTGTAagcttatgtatttattttgcacTTTATTTCGAAAGGCTGatcacatttgtttttttttcttgtttttatgttttttggtGTTCTTGTACTTTGTTCCATTTTGTACTTTTCTTGATCATTTTCAGCTGCCATGCCAGTCAGTATGTCACCGGGTGCTACGACACCATTACTAGATGGTTCAAACAACACATTCTTCACTACAGAGCCGACAGCCACAGACACCCAAATGACACAAACTCTACCAAGTAAATTTGAACATTATTccttatttttagaatataaatatgtttttatgtgtataaaatataggtagaactaataaatattaaatgtgaaataataaatttaaaactcagTATAATATCCATTTATTTGGCTCTCTTTATTCATTGCCATATAAAGTTCATCTGCATTTGTTTGTGAATAGATTGTTTGATTTCAGCGGGAACAGCAGCAGTGTCTGCAGTATCGGCTGTACCAGTGACATCAGTATCAGCTATGCCCACTGAGCCTCAGCAGAATGGCTTTGCTGCTGGCAGTCCTGCTCCTCAGCAAAGTCCGGTCCCTCATCGTACTCAGCACCAGCAAGGTATGAGATTTTGATACTTTAAAAGTTATACAccacaattattatatactaagagAGTTAGATACGGAATGTAAGCTTCCAAAAAAaagggtttattttttatagaaaggaaggtggacgagcatatgggccatctgatggtaagtggtcaccaacacattgacattgtaagaaatgttaatcatcgcttacatcaccactgccctaccaaccttgggaactaagatgttatgtcccttgtgcctgcactggctcactcacccttcaaaccggaacacaacaataccaagtactgctgttttgtggtagaatatctgatgagagggtggtacttacccagacgagcttgcaaagctctaccatcagtagaGATCAGGGTttcataataatcttattaatgtTGTAGAGTTTTTGTTTTAGATTAAagttctaatataaaaaaaaaattctaatttttataaCTTGTCATTAATAAGTTGTCAAGAAATTACTACTATTGAGAAAATTTTACTATCAATGATATGCAATAACATTAACCATGTTATAATGTTGATAAgtcttaaaatattgaataaactaTCTGATTAAAGTTAATAGTTTATTGTAACTTATACGTATTATTAGAATTTgcatagaaataaattttatgtaatatgtacaaagtacatacatataatttggAATGATATTTACTGAATGTGCGCACACCCAGGCACGTGGACGGGCAACAACACGCTGACGTACACGCAGAGCCtggcgccgccgcccgccgcgccgcccgtgGACGCGCCCGCGCACCACCACCACTATTGTGAGTTGCGTTTAAGGcttaagacatttatttcctaaaaaagaGATCAAAATCCACTTAAACTTGGAAAAtaacattgaatatatattactataccaTAACTTATAAGTCATTTATAACATCTTTTGGTAATGAATTGTAAAGCTGTATGTGCTCcttcaaataatatagtttttgtgcCATACTTAGTTCGGAATTTGGGTAATTCGATTTTATGTCGGTGTCGAGTACCATATCCAAGCGAGCATTTCATTCTCCATCATTGATCTCAGTTTCGGCATTGAAACAAATAAACCATTGTAGAAAAtcgttaaatttgtatttataaaaacatatatcgAAAGGATTTCttaaacaattatatgtatCGGTGTGGTGGGATTTATTAATCTTCTTTAATTGGTCCAGCCTATAACTAATACAGGGTTCACCTCTTGTGGTTGTTGTACATCATTGTgatttactataaaaaacttACTCTTTCCGCTTTATGCATGGGGATTAccattgttaacatttcttacaatgccaatgtctaagggcgttggtgaccacgtaccatcaggtggcccatatgctcgtccgccttcctattctataaaaaaaaaatcgcttagaaatatatttaagaagtcaaaatttcttatataataaacagtacGGTTATAGACAAAAATCTAATACTCTATCCGCAACAGTAGAtctgattacaaaaataaaacaaagtattgataacaaacaaatagccttagtaatatttttttacctttaaaaaGCTTTTGACACTATAAGCCACAATCTGTTATTACAAAAGTTAACGgctgtaaacacaaattaagcacatgaaaattcagtggtgctcgccagggtttgaacccacgatcatcggttaagaatcacgcgttcttaccactgggccatctcggtttcttattttatttcttatatatataagtaacatcCAAAATATTGGATTAAAAGGTGACATTACTCTTTACGCTGATAAGACTTCTCTGTTTTATTTTGGTAACTCTATCCATACCATAATGTCAGAAGCCCaagaaaacttaaataatttaaatatctggtTCCGATATAACCTACTAACAATAAATACCACCAaaacaaacaatacatttttttcagcaaaaaataagaaaacaccACAagccataaataataaataatcaagttataaataaagtaggGGAAGAAAATTACTTAGGATTAATTTTAGATAGCCACCTAACTTCGAAACCGCAtcttgacaaaattaaaagcaaattaacatcattaaacGGAATTATAAGAAACATTACTAGATGTCTTCCACGCCAAGTAAAGTACACGATTTATAACTCCCTATTGTGGtgtgttattttcttattttttgctgaaaaaaatgtattatttgttttggtGGTATTTATTGTTAGTAGGTTATATGGGAaccagatatttaaattatttaagttttcttGGGCTTCTGAAATTATGGTATGGATAGAGTTACCAAAATAAAACAGAGAAGTCTTATCAGCGTAAAGAGTAATGTCACGTTTTAATCCAATATTTTGgatgttacttatatatataagaaataaaataagaaaccgagatggcccagtggtaagaacgcgtgaatctttaccgatgatcgtgagttcaaacccgggcaagcaccactgaattttcatgtgcttaatttgtgattataattcatctcgtgcttgacggtgaagaaaagcatcgtgagaaaacctacatgtgtctaattttactgaaattctgccacatgtgtattccaccaactcgcattggagcagcgtggtggaataagctccaaaccttctcctcaaaaagggaggccttagcccagcagtgggacattcacaggctgttactgtactgtactgttatataGCAGGAGTATTGAGTGAGTTAGAAGTGAAGAAAACAGATTATACATAAACAGACAGTTTATTTAGACACAAACACACTCAGAGATGCTAGTTATAGATGCTTGCTTGATTATGATGCTAGCTATAGTTATTGATTGCGAGATTATAAGATAGACAGAAACAAAGTGACGAGTTGTTTAGCGCGCAGCGTACAGCTGACTGACGGTCGGCCTATGCATCGGCGCGAGTGCCGCCCCTCTGTGACGCACACGTTCTGAAGACAATGGGAACGGGCTGCGGCCGATCCATCAAATGCTCACTAACAAATGATGTTTGCATGCCCgctttacaaacaaattatatatatttttacaatatttaatattttatgtcttacaatttattattattttaatatttatttactgattttttatttattttttgattatgcTACAACATAAAACTATCAAAGTGTCGTACtattgaagaaaaatattatgttagactgagcaaaacgatttaataatttttaaaaaaatattaaagaagcaaAAAGTATGTGTCAGTTTAAGagactattaaaaatgtatgtttaaagcaatataaaataacacaaatacataatatgaaacaaactgtacaataatgtgaaataatttattaaatttaatagcaaaaaagaagcaataaaaaataaataaatagaaataaatacataaatcacTCACTCATACCACTTTCTAGCTGTACTTAATCCGTGTACTTGCCATAAGACCACAATAATGCAAGGTTTTCACAGATACCCTcttcaaaattgtatttttctaccatttaataatttcactTATACATGCTGCTTCGTTGCGCCGTTAGGCAAttgttgtagtaatattatgtttcCATATTGGTGTATGTGTTTCTTGAtgaaaataaagtttctttagaccgaaaattacatttttgcATACAGACTTTTTCTAGattctaatatttttgtaatggcATTATAATGTTAAACTTGAGATAGAAAGCTTTGTCCGTagattagttattatatattaaatctatgtatatatataattatttcatgtttaaatatacttatatatttttagtgtgaagaatttaatatgaatataaaattgaaataaaatactaatttttaaCCTTTACAGACAATGGAAACCCTAGTGGTCTTCTTTCAAGTCAGCCTGCCCCAGAGTATTGGTGCTCGGTGGCTTACTTTGAGTTGGATACTCAAGTCGGAGAAACATTCAAAGTGCCCTCAAGTCGGCCTAATGTCACTGTGAGTTTGTATCTAttcttatcattttaaataatgctaTTTAACATttaccatataatatatttaaagtttaaatgaaaatgtcagtaataaaatagataactcatattattaaatacaaaattatacatagaTGATTAAAAAGTGAATGTAATGTCATGTAACACGAGATGAAGGCACATGTCAGCCGGTTCTTCTTGGCAATTTTTTTGccaattaaacataaatgtaaaaaaaaacttatattaaaaatggtgGAGCTTATAAATTGGGCAATTTTAGTTTGTGTGAAAGTTATTTCGattctttatttttagaattattttttctttttaggtCGATGGCTACGTGGATCCCTCCGGCGGAAACAGATTCTGCTTAGGTGCTCTTAGTAATGTACACAGGACAGAGCAGAGTGAGCGTGCTAGGTGAGTTTTAAGCATCTCattttatgcataaaatattaaacttagaagaaaaaaatattataaattaattagtattatgaAAAGATGTCAAAGAagtcaagatggcctagtggttagaacgcgtgaatcttaatcgatgatcgtgggttcaaacccgggcaagcaccgctgaatttttatgtgcttaatttgtgtttataattcatctcgtacttgacggtgaaggaaaacatcgtgaggaaacctgcatgtgtctaatttcattgaaaccttgccacatgtgtattctaccaacccgcattggagcagcgtggtggaataagctccaaaccttctcttcaaaaagggagaagaggccttagcccagcagtgggacattaacaggctgttactagtattatgaaaaaaaataccatataaTTAGGCAATTTGAAAGATATCAgagtattttcaattatttaaatacagaaaTGTTTAATCTGCAACTGGGATCGGTAGGGTCAGTTGTTCTAGTTTATAGAAAGGCTTTTTATCTACAACCGTGCGGACCTCCATGCCCTCAGACTGCACATCGGCAAAGGCGTGCAGCTGGACCTGCGCGGCGAGGGCGACGTGTGGCTGCGCTGCCTGTCGGACCACTCGGTGTTCGTGCAGTCGTACTACCTGGACCGCGAGGCGGGCCGCGCGCCCGGAGACGCCGTGCACAAGATCTACCCCTCCGCCTGCATCAAGGTGCGCCCTACCCGTGTAGACGGTACCGCcccttttttttcacgcagtggaaacctt
Coding sequences within:
- the LOC126776568 gene encoding mothers against decapentaplegic homolog 4 isoform X2; its protein translation is MNTTAPTSADACLSIVHSLMCHRQGGESEGFSKRAIESLVKKLKEKRDELDSLITAITTNGAHPSKCVTIQRTLDGRLQVAGRKGFPHVIYARIWRWPDLHKNELKHVKFCQFAFDLKCDSVCVNPYHYERVVSPGIDLSGLTLQSGPSRLVKDEYTAGLSGNGMDMDTGELVTIQHHATSPRHHHSTIPHHHQQFQTTNIIINQGQTPDGVANMFSATHGSRTPLRPGAPLAPPQMVHSPGNQMITNHSGGQMPGTPQMGPGTPQMAPGTPQMGPGAPQMGPGTPQMGPGTPQMGTNVPQMASPRLASAPNQMSPGTPQMPNISQGMSIPSPQQMAMAQQRAIAPKLEPPDTMDARAMWLPKRMNHFSMSPGATTPLLDGSNNTFFTTEPTATDTQMTQTLPTGTAAVSAVSAVPVTSVSAMPTEPQQNGFAAGSPAPQQSPVPHRTQHQQGTWTGNNTLTYTQSLAPPPAAPPVDAPAHHHHYYNGNPSGLLSSQPAPEYWCSVAYFELDTQVGETFKVPSSRPNVTVDGYVDPSGGNRFCLGALSNVHRTEQSERARLHIGKGVQLDLRGEGDVWLRCLSDHSVFVQSYYLDREAGRAPGDAVHKIYPSACIKVFDLRQCHRQMQTQAATAQAAAAAQAAAVAGHIQPAHPGMNKCLSAAAGIGVDDLRRLCIVRLSFVKGWGPDYPRTSIKETPCWVEVHLHRALQLLDEVLHTMPIDGPRSNIE
- the LOC126776568 gene encoding mothers against decapentaplegic homolog 4 isoform X1, with the protein product MNTTAPTSADACLSIVHSLMCHRQGGESEGFSKRAIESLVKKLKEKRDELDSLITAITTNGAHPSKCVTIQRTLDGRLQVAGRKGFPHVIYARIWRWPDLHKNELKHVKFCQFAFDLKCDSVCVNPYHYERVVSPGIDLSGLTLQSGPSRLVKDEYTAGLSGNGMDMDTGELVTIQHHATSPRHHHSTIPHHHQQFQTTNIIINQGQTPDGVANMFSATHGSRTPLRPGAPLAPPQMVHSPGNQMITNHSGGQMPGTPQMGPGTPQMAPGTPQMGPGAPQMGPGTPQMGPGTPQMGTNVPQMASPRLASAPNQMSPGTPQMPNISQGMSIPSPQQMAMAQQRAIAPKLEPPDTMDARAMWLPKRMNHSAMPVSMSPGATTPLLDGSNNTFFTTEPTATDTQMTQTLPTGTAAVSAVSAVPVTSVSAMPTEPQQNGFAAGSPAPQQSPVPHRTQHQQGTWTGNNTLTYTQSLAPPPAAPPVDAPAHHHHYYNGNPSGLLSSQPAPEYWCSVAYFELDTQVGETFKVPSSRPNVTVDGYVDPSGGNRFCLGALSNVHRTEQSERARLHIGKGVQLDLRGEGDVWLRCLSDHSVFVQSYYLDREAGRAPGDAVHKIYPSACIKVFDLRQCHRQMQTQAATAQAAAAAQAAAVAGHIQPAHPGMNKCLSAAAGIGVDDLRRLCIVRLSFVKGWGPDYPRTSIKETPCWVEVHLHRALQLLDEVLHTMPIDGPRSNIE